One region of Salvia miltiorrhiza cultivar Shanhuang (shh) chromosome 3, IMPLAD_Smil_shh, whole genome shotgun sequence genomic DNA includes:
- the LOC131016670 gene encoding protein TRM32 isoform X1 — protein MGRSLQKQESHIALKHHGPGCMWGILHNLQQNRWHKVVKKLPRARLVHGRHSNGAKPDAEQLEQDAAGPSTLVKSNVDPSPSHKSSMKSRIKAFTDEVYKRKGRHRRSTSYPVRKPPDENLPSHQKGKSLDGVVPQNAVEGSHHSSDSSSHHHVRLNYLKQNEIDQLGDQPIRDHTLVHGNLIYAIEPSRGDALQESKLFMDALTLLNVREEMFLNILKDPSISLTNQLHCRRSPNLRYGLNKSMSFAASAPSIARDFDDLEASRRKHETRCEDDDTKESCEVLDNAASPAAAAANILRKKSDENRAGLIHFKNIRDKIKYVIRDRKKEKNRIMMDALHHKVPYGVSPSKKLAEDSSQPGWSDFGKTSIKEYKRTTSFDNSLDRYNQLLDTKDESKPSAHPSKPATLGRILSLPDIRSHIPDIRFNPSTETPLVSENRNQEQVKDESSADESSPEPMPSKSEVEQQAYVLDDSHREPSQDLIELDVPEEELVEESQMQQLYGELMKQEDAKNNAEFNYVRGVLELSGLTSNEGVVGEYPLNPSVFEEQHEYCCAPNQEEDGVSNQILLFDLINQVLLGIHERSFCYWPAPLTTRSTMHPLPKGSRVLEQVWREIKCLLSSAPQSDQDMDYAVTHDLSRNDGWMNLQLDAECVGLELEELIFDDLVDEILSL, from the exons ATGGGTCGGAGTTTGCAAAAACAAGAATCACATATTGCATTGAAGCATCATGGGCCAGGCTGCATGTGGGGAATTCTTCACAATTTGCAGCAGAATAGATGGCACAAAGTCGTGAAAAAGCTCCCTCGTGCACGCCTCGTTCATGGAAGGCATTCCAATG GTGCTAAACCAGATGCTGAACAACTAGAGCAAGACGCAGCTGGGCCTTCAACACTCGTAAAATCTAAT GTTGATCCTAGCCCGTCCCACAAAAGCTCGATGAAGTCGAGAATTAAAGCCTTCACGGATGAGGTGTATAAGAGGAAGGGCCGCCACCGGAGGAGCACATCTTACCCTGTAAGAAAACCACCCGATGAAAACCTTCCCTCACATCAGAAAGGGAAGTCTCTGGATGGCGTGGTGCCTCAAAACGCCGTTGAGGGTTCACACCACTCATCTGACTCCTCCTCACATCATCATGTGAGGTTGAACTATTTGAAGCAGAATGAGATTGATCAGCTTGGGGATCAGCCAATTAGAGATCACACTCTTGTTCATGGGAACTTGATCTATGCAATCGAGCCGAGTAGAGGCGATGCCCTTCAAGAGTCCAAACTATTTATGGATGCCTTGACTCTGCTGAATGTGAGAGAGGAGATGTTCTTGAATATCTTGAAAGACCCTAGCATATCCTTGACTAATCAGCTGCATTGTAGGCGATCCCCTAATCTCAGGTACGGCTTGAACAAGTCCATGTCGTTTGCAGCTTCTGCTCCCTCAATTGCAAGAGATTTCGATGACTTGGAAGCTTCTAGAAGAAAACATGAAACTAGATGTGAAGATGATGACACAAAGGAGAGTTGTGAGGTTTTGGACAATGCTGCTTCtcctgcagcagcagcagctaacATTCTTAGGAAAAAGAGTGATGAAAACAGAGCTGGCCTAATCCATTTCAAGAATATCCGAGACAAGATTAAGTATGTGATCCGGGATAGGAAAAAGGAGAAGAATCGGATCATGATGGACGCGCTGCACCATAAGGTACCTTATGGCGTCAGCCCCTCCAAGAAGTTGGCCGAAGATAGTAGCCAGCCGGGGTGGTCTGATTTTGGCAAAACCTCCATAAAAGAGTACAAGAGAACAACCTCATTTGATAATTCATTGGATAGGTATAACCAGTTGCTAGACACCAAAGATGAATCAAAGCCTAGTGCACATCCAAGCAAGCCTGCCACACTAGGAAGAATTCTTTCACTCCCTGATATCAGGTCTCACATTCCTGATATCAGGTTTAACCCATCAACGGAAACTCCTTTAGTCTCAGAAAATAGGAATCAAGAGCAAGTGAAGGATGAGTCATCAGCTGATGAGAGCAGCCCAGAACCCATGCCATCAAAATCAGAAGTCGAGCAACAAGCATATGTCTTAGATG ATTCGCATCGGGAGCCATCGCAGGACCTAATCGAGCTTGATGTCCCAGAAGAAGAGCTCGTAGAAGAGAGCCAAATGCAACAGCTGTATGGCGAGCTGATGAAGCAGGAGGATGCGAAAAACAACGCAGAGTTCAACTACGTGAGAGGCGTGCTTGAGCTATCCGGGTTGACGAGTAATGAAGGCGTTGTAGGGGAGTACCCCCTCAACCCCTCAGTGTTTGAGGAGCAACACGAATACTGTTGTGCACCAAATCAAGAAGAAGATGGGGTCTCTAACCAAATCCTCTTATTCGATCTCATTAACCAAGTCCTTCTAGGGATCCATGAAAGATCCTTCTGCTACTGGCCTGCGCCTCTAACTACCCGCTCAACCATGCACCCATTGCCCAAGGGATCACGTGTTTTGGAGCAAGTGTGGCGTGAGATCAAATGTTTGCTTAGCTCCGCCCCTCAATCTGATCAGGATATGGATTATGCTGTTACTCACGACTTGTCTAGAAACGACGGTTGGATGAATCTGCAATTGGATGCAGAGTGTGTTGGCCTTGAGCTCGAAGAACTCATATTTGATGATCTAGTTGATGAGattttatcactttga
- the LOC131016670 gene encoding protein TRM32 isoform X2: MKSRIKAFTDEVYKRKGRHRRSTSYPVRKPPDENLPSHQKGKSLDGVVPQNAVEGSHHSSDSSSHHHVRLNYLKQNEIDQLGDQPIRDHTLVHGNLIYAIEPSRGDALQESKLFMDALTLLNVREEMFLNILKDPSISLTNQLHCRRSPNLRYGLNKSMSFAASAPSIARDFDDLEASRRKHETRCEDDDTKESCEVLDNAASPAAAAANILRKKSDENRAGLIHFKNIRDKIKYVIRDRKKEKNRIMMDALHHKVPYGVSPSKKLAEDSSQPGWSDFGKTSIKEYKRTTSFDNSLDRYNQLLDTKDESKPSAHPSKPATLGRILSLPDIRSHIPDIRFNPSTETPLVSENRNQEQVKDESSADESSPEPMPSKSEVEQQAYVLDDSHREPSQDLIELDVPEEELVEESQMQQLYGELMKQEDAKNNAEFNYVRGVLELSGLTSNEGVVGEYPLNPSVFEEQHEYCCAPNQEEDGVSNQILLFDLINQVLLGIHERSFCYWPAPLTTRSTMHPLPKGSRVLEQVWREIKCLLSSAPQSDQDMDYAVTHDLSRNDGWMNLQLDAECVGLELEELIFDDLVDEILSL; the protein is encoded by the exons ATGAAGTCGAGAATTAAAGCCTTCACGGATGAGGTGTATAAGAGGAAGGGCCGCCACCGGAGGAGCACATCTTACCCTGTAAGAAAACCACCCGATGAAAACCTTCCCTCACATCAGAAAGGGAAGTCTCTGGATGGCGTGGTGCCTCAAAACGCCGTTGAGGGTTCACACCACTCATCTGACTCCTCCTCACATCATCATGTGAGGTTGAACTATTTGAAGCAGAATGAGATTGATCAGCTTGGGGATCAGCCAATTAGAGATCACACTCTTGTTCATGGGAACTTGATCTATGCAATCGAGCCGAGTAGAGGCGATGCCCTTCAAGAGTCCAAACTATTTATGGATGCCTTGACTCTGCTGAATGTGAGAGAGGAGATGTTCTTGAATATCTTGAAAGACCCTAGCATATCCTTGACTAATCAGCTGCATTGTAGGCGATCCCCTAATCTCAGGTACGGCTTGAACAAGTCCATGTCGTTTGCAGCTTCTGCTCCCTCAATTGCAAGAGATTTCGATGACTTGGAAGCTTCTAGAAGAAAACATGAAACTAGATGTGAAGATGATGACACAAAGGAGAGTTGTGAGGTTTTGGACAATGCTGCTTCtcctgcagcagcagcagctaacATTCTTAGGAAAAAGAGTGATGAAAACAGAGCTGGCCTAATCCATTTCAAGAATATCCGAGACAAGATTAAGTATGTGATCCGGGATAGGAAAAAGGAGAAGAATCGGATCATGATGGACGCGCTGCACCATAAGGTACCTTATGGCGTCAGCCCCTCCAAGAAGTTGGCCGAAGATAGTAGCCAGCCGGGGTGGTCTGATTTTGGCAAAACCTCCATAAAAGAGTACAAGAGAACAACCTCATTTGATAATTCATTGGATAGGTATAACCAGTTGCTAGACACCAAAGATGAATCAAAGCCTAGTGCACATCCAAGCAAGCCTGCCACACTAGGAAGAATTCTTTCACTCCCTGATATCAGGTCTCACATTCCTGATATCAGGTTTAACCCATCAACGGAAACTCCTTTAGTCTCAGAAAATAGGAATCAAGAGCAAGTGAAGGATGAGTCATCAGCTGATGAGAGCAGCCCAGAACCCATGCCATCAAAATCAGAAGTCGAGCAACAAGCATATGTCTTAGATG ATTCGCATCGGGAGCCATCGCAGGACCTAATCGAGCTTGATGTCCCAGAAGAAGAGCTCGTAGAAGAGAGCCAAATGCAACAGCTGTATGGCGAGCTGATGAAGCAGGAGGATGCGAAAAACAACGCAGAGTTCAACTACGTGAGAGGCGTGCTTGAGCTATCCGGGTTGACGAGTAATGAAGGCGTTGTAGGGGAGTACCCCCTCAACCCCTCAGTGTTTGAGGAGCAACACGAATACTGTTGTGCACCAAATCAAGAAGAAGATGGGGTCTCTAACCAAATCCTCTTATTCGATCTCATTAACCAAGTCCTTCTAGGGATCCATGAAAGATCCTTCTGCTACTGGCCTGCGCCTCTAACTACCCGCTCAACCATGCACCCATTGCCCAAGGGATCACGTGTTTTGGAGCAAGTGTGGCGTGAGATCAAATGTTTGCTTAGCTCCGCCCCTCAATCTGATCAGGATATGGATTATGCTGTTACTCACGACTTGTCTAGAAACGACGGTTGGATGAATCTGCAATTGGATGCAGAGTGTGTTGGCCTTGAGCTCGAAGAACTCATATTTGATGATCTAGTTGATGAGattttatcactttga